From Cucumis melo cultivar AY chromosome 1, USDA_Cmelo_AY_1.0, whole genome shotgun sequence, a single genomic window includes:
- the LOC103490188 gene encoding LOW QUALITY PROTEIN: uncharacterized protein At4g26450 (The sequence of the model RefSeq protein was modified relative to this genomic sequence to represent the inferred CDS: inserted 2 bases in 1 codon), with protein sequence MHPRQRNTGNGFRSGSMGVGLASSRISPEGSVRGHGGYGNDYRNFNHPSGFGRGQGYPKSYQSSQSLPPPRRGGGSVDIFMEAGRLAAEYLVSQGLLPSSVLSGKWQGGSLRRDSSEFQELGPLREEGRTSTAAPPHSGYVGPDSGSGRRHPNDEYSSAPSRNHLRGRRRSTSFRSTGSDWSGQDYSRSNNCNDRGRASPDTEAYDDTDNLYAYGNQQQTGEEVGTELQDLKSSNLEQKGDTPEDSGPELVKYPLPDDAGSKASNSAVGKDPPSEPKLAKDSDDLSNIDLGSEEVKHSTNINETEKHCVAEKLSVQNEAGDGDSLVKQETDLLAFCRFTKFPTKTRSALAYKVSKADPITTASEQPSVINTNRDSETSLDSSPSSCALSGAVSAKKHDVENINSKSSKPEAVEKAGTMEELYPRYSEKAGSLSSQSFQHGPFWNESKEESCQSPAVVGRSDLMFEERGQKRSLDESDVGEGNKKPREWIPLMTSKEDESFDLLKFDKTKVSSEESKPACDNEVIVAADCENSVDGFHFIKGGXGEQCVDYAQEKQLFPNSFKICDLNLMEASDIHDNHENNPLLIFPSISETKREIAPVDIDLSISNATEFGQNSVVAGGKEIEIIDLEDDSTAEVDKTFHNAERKSETVFTGLDGFPNNAQNNGDMPDVQDGYGLMISELLGAEFSNCGSVQGDINSIHNEMPLSNGEGTLADDDLIYMSLGEIPLSMPEF encoded by the exons ATGCATCCCCGTCAACGTAATACGGGAAATGGGTTTAGGTCTGGTTCCATGGGAGTGGGATTAGCTTCTTCTCGAATCTCTCCTGAGGGATCGGTAAGGGGCCATGGAGGATATGGGAATGATTATCGAAACTTTAATCACCCCAGTGGCTTTGGGCGTGGTCAGGGATACCCCAAATCATATCAATCATCACAGTCACTGCCTCCTCCGCGAAGAGGTGGAGGTTCTGTTGACATTTTTATGGAAGCAGGTCGTCTTGCAGCTGAATACCTAGTTTCTCAAGGTTTGCTCCCATCTAGTGTTTTGTCTGGTAAATGGCAAGGTGGAAGTTTGAGAAGGGACTCTTCTGAATTTCAGGAATTGGGTCCACTTCGAGAAGAAGGACGAACATCTACTGCTGCTCCTCCTCATTCAGGATATGTTGGACCTGATTCTGGGTCAGGTAGGAGGCATCCAAATGATGAGTATAGTTCAGCTCCATCACGAAATCATTTGAGAGGACGGAGAAGATCCACCTCTTTCCGAAGTACTGGTTCTGATTGGAGTGGTCAGGATTATAGTAGGAGCAATAATTGCAATGATAGAGGTAGAGCTTCTCCAGATACAGAGGCTTATGATGACACTGATAATCTTTATGCTTATGGTAATCAACAGCAAACTGGTGAAGAAGTTGGAACTGAATTGCAAGATCTTAAATCTTCCAATTTAGAACAAAAAGGTGACACGCCTGAGGATTCAGGACCTGAACTGGTTAAGTACCCTTTGCCAGATGATGCAGGCTCAAAGGCAAGTAATTCTGCTGTTGGGAAAGATCCTCCATCCGAGCCAAAACTTGCTAAAGATTCTGATGATTTAAGTAACATAGATTTGGGGTCTGAGGAGGTGAAACATAGTACCAATATCAATGAAACTGAGAAACACTGTGTGGCAGAGAAACTATCTGTCCAGAATGAAGCTGGTGATGGTGATTCCTTGGTGAAGCAAGAGACCGATCTACTAGCATTCTGCAGATTTACGAAGTTCCCCACCAAAACTCGCTCTGCATTGGCATACAAGGTTTCTAAGGCAGATCCTATTACAACTGCGTCAGAACAACCTTCTGTTATCAACACTAACAGAGATTCTGAAACTTCACTTGACAGTAGCCCTTCCAGCTGTGCATTATCTGGTGCTGTATCAGCTAAGAAACACGATGTCGAGAATATAAATTCCAAAAGTTCTAAACCCGAAGCTGTTGAAAAAGCTGGAACAATGGAGGAGCTATATCCTAGATACAGTGAGAAGGCTGGCTCTTTGTCATCTCAATCTTTCCAGCATGGACCATTTTGGAATGAGAGCAAGGAAGAATCTTGCCAAAGTCCTGCCGTAGTTGGAAGGAGTGATTTGATGTTTGAAGAAAGGGGTCAAAAGCGATCTTTGGATGAGAGTGATGTAGGGGAGGGGAACAAAAAACCAAGAGAATGGATTCCGTTGATGACTTCTAAGGAAGATGAATCCTTTGACCTTCTGAAGTTTGATAAAACGAAAGTTAGTTCTGAGGAAAGCAAGCCAGCGTGTGATAATGAAGTTATTGTAGCTGCTGACTGTGAGAACTCAGTAGATGGTTTTCATTTCATTAAAGGGGG GGGTGAGCAATGTGTTGATTATGCACAAGAAAAACAGCTTTTTCCAAATTCATTTAAGATCTGTGACCTTAATCTTATGGAGGCTTCTGACATACATGATAATCACGAAAATAATCCTCTTCTCATCTTCCCATCTATTTCTGAAACAAAAAGAGAAATAGCACCTGTTGATATTGACTTGTCTATAAGCAATGCTACTGAATTTGGCCAAAATAGCGTGGTGGCTGGTGGTAAAGAGATTGAAATTATTGATTTGGAAGATGACTCCACTGCCGAAGTAGACAAGACCTTCCATAATGCGGAGAGGAA GAGCGAGACTGTGTTTACTGGATTGGATGGCTTTCCTAACAACGCACAAAATAATGGAGATATGCCTGATGTTCAAGATGGCTATGGACTTATGATTTCAGAGTTGCTTGGAGCAGAATTCTCTAACTGTGGTTCTGTACAAGGAGACATTAATTCAATACACAATGAAATGCCTCTTTCCAATGGAGAA GGAACTCTGGCGGATGATGATCTAATTTACATGTCCCTGGGGGAAATTCCATTGAGTATGCCagaattttaa